In the Hordeum vulgare subsp. vulgare chromosome 7H, MorexV3_pseudomolecules_assembly, whole genome shotgun sequence genome, one interval contains:
- the LOC123408506 gene encoding uncharacterized protein LOC123408506, which produces MGHGSEAMLRGRQGVVAVQTGGSSARGVFGGRVQRCCSGALFHGCGCLGALHGGVQGAELGKGGATAGGSARRRTGVGMPDLRFVRELRLWRWI; this is translated from the coding sequence ATGGGGCATGGCAGCGAGGCCATGCTGCGTGGGCGCCAGGGCGTGGTCGCGGTCCAGACGGGAGGGAGTTCGGCCCGGGGCGTCTTCGGTGGTCGAGTGCAGCGCTGCTGCTCGGGTGCCCTGTTCCACGGGTGTGGCTGCTTGGGTGCTCTGCACGGCGGCGTGCAAGGAGCTGAGCTGGGAAAAGGCGGTGCGACGGCTGGTGGTTCGGCGCGGAGGCGCACTGGAGTTGGCATGCCCGATCTGCGCTTCGTGCGAGAGCTTCGGCTTTGGAGGTGGATCTGA